Part of the Zingiber officinale cultivar Zhangliang chromosome 8A, Zo_v1.1, whole genome shotgun sequence genome, acattccagactctcacccaagcgcgagttataagtgagcatgatccCACGACAAACATCCTCTCAGTCGGCATTCTGAACTCTCACcttagcacgagttataagtgagcattctttCACGACCAACACCCTCCTGGCaggtgttccagactcttgtctcagtgcaagttataagtgagcatgctctcacgaacatcgacctctcggtcggctttccagactcttgccctagcgcgagttataagtgagcatgctctcacgaccaacgacgtctcggtcggcattccagactctcaccccagcgcaagttataaatgagcatgctctcatgaccaaggaCCTCACGGTCGGGCTACTAACTCCCACCCCGACACAAGGTATGAGCCAACACTGCTCTTGCAAACACTTGTCAACAACCTGTGCATTTGAATCGCCTTCACTTGTTCCAACATCGCTGGGCCAATGGCAATACTCTGACTCGCCACCTTCACTGGACCGATTGCAGCACTTGGACAAGGATACATGTATCAGTCTTTGCAAAGATAATTAGCTACATGCCAGTCCCTTGTATGCAAGTGGAGTCGTAAACGTGCTAGGGTCTAGTCAGGCGAacttgagcctccttcgactagacttggaggggagacttgtgatatggTGCATAAAGGTGGGACCCGATAAGGCCAGGTAGTCAATAGTCAAGGGGACGTGTCAGTTAAAAGTTAAGGGGGCGTGACATTCAATagtcaagggggcgtgacagtcaaaagtcaaggggacgtgatagTCAACAGTTAGGAGAAAGAGGGAGTTAAACCGCCCCGTGTCACTAGTCTCATAATTCCTAGTCGGTCGCCTTCAGGCCTGACCCTCAGAACTGAGACATAAGACTAGGTTTGGCCTAGCCCTAGGCCTGCCCCCGACTGATCAGATCTTTCCAGCTCGAGCTGTATAGACAGACCTGGTACTTTCAACGATCAATTCATGAAAGATGGGTCCCTCGCcacaatttcaaataaaattcgGGCGGGTCGCCACAGTTCATCGttctcatcaagactcaagctggGTGGTACATCTGAACGGTCATCCCGAGCTATCCGTAGCTAACCCCGGGCGGGATGGAAAGCGCTAAGCGATACAAAAGTTAGAGGATCGTAActtcctgtcagagaataactgtcataTGTCAGGAAATATTTCAATGGTCTCCTATCATCtacgaatggaaccttccttccgCCAATAGAAGGCCACCGTACATTCTCTctcacccgacattctctgacaacagATAGGATCTGAAGGTATGAAGCGTTATATAAAAAGGAAGGTCCTATTCCTTAGCCAGGTACGCACACATACACACTCGTCTTGAACAGTTATTTTTTCCATCTTacatttttcttctatgaaaaagacctgacttgagcgtcggagggtctgcgCTGGGACTTCTTTCTTGGTTTTTAATCTCTAACGCTCAgagtgcttgtctgagtgtgtgtaaAGTTCAGGTACTACCAGTCCTCAAACTAAGATCAGGAAGTTCCACGTGGGGATTTACTTTTCGCACGTGCATAATCGGGTACGTCAAATTCACCTCTTTATCAATGCCAACGTCATCTTCATCGGCTTCCATCTAACTCAGATTATAGATAGGATTAGATATTAATTTAGAAtagcaaataaaatttatccataTTTGAAAGACTAAAAAGATGTAACAGGAGCTCAAATCAAAATAATTCTTTAATAAAAAAacgtaatttcttatttatttctCAATTACAAATTtacatttaattattatttttaaattacattttaaaatttagatatttaCTTTTAAGCTCCATGCTTATTTCAAAGCTTTTTAATACACGTTTTTTTATCGTATTATAAAAGTTTTTTGTAAAATAGTTTATTCACCTCTCAATTGCAGCTAGATTTGGCGCCAGATTAATACTTAAAGTCCTGATTAAGCTAGTTTAGCATCATTAATTCCATATATATATCCTAATAATTCGCTTCGCAGTAACTAATTCTGTTTAGTGCGTTTATTATCTGGCGATTTTCTCTCTTTGATTGCCTGCTCTATTTAAACTCCCCTCCCTTTCCATTTTAATTTCCACTCCAACTAGATCGAAACCTAATTAACATCTCCTCGATCTCCAGCTTCCACTACTTTCGTATTTCTAATATCATCAAACAGACTCATCATGGCTGTCGCAGTCGTCAACAATAACGATATGCTAATTTCCTCTTCCGCCGCCAGCGCCAGCGCCAGCAGAGTCGAGGTTCGCTCCGTGTGGGCTCATAACCTCGACGAGGAGTTCGCCCTTATCCGCTCCGCCGTCCCGTTCCACCCCTTCGTCGCATTGGACACCGAGTATCCTGGCGTCGTCGTCGCTTCCAAAAATCCCTACTGCACCCTCACCCTCCCCCAGCGCTACGAATTGATCCGCGCCAACGTCGAGGCCCTCCGCATCGTCCAGGTCGGTCTCACCCTCTCCGACGCCGCCGGCAACCTCCCATGTGTCATCTACAGCGACGGCACTTGTGTGAGTTACGTGTGGGAATTTAATTTCCGCGACTTCGACATCAGCCGCGACCGTTACGCCCCTTCCTCCGTCGAGCTGCTCAAGGCTAATGGCATCGACTTCCAAAAGAATCAAATATGGGGCATCGACTCTTGCAGATTCGCCCAGAACTTGGCCACCTCCGGCTTGCTTTCCTTTGGCCATTTTTCTCCCGTCTCCTGGGTTACCTTCCAAGGCGCCTATGACTTCGCCTTCCTAGTCAAGATGCTGACATGCGACTGCAAATTACCAAAGACCGTTCGTGAGTTCTTGCACCTCGTTCACTTCTTTTTCGGCAAAAGGGTGTTCGATGTGAAGCACCTTTACGGAGGATTGGAGCGGGTGGCCTCTACCGTCGGAGTTGAGCGAGCAGTGGGCTCTCGACATCAGTCCGGCTCCGATAGCTTATTAACATGGCAGGTGTTCTACCAAATCGCCTCTCGTGTGAATCCACAACTCATCCATCGTCCAGAACACATGGGAACACTCTTTGACCTCCAACTGCAATAGTAATTAATCCAGCTAGCGGTGGCTTTTGGGTTCTGCATTAGAGTTCATGGTTTCTCTTGGTTGATAGTGATTCAGGATTAACTTAATTTGTCCACAAGATTAATTGTCCATTGCTTCATCGTATCTTTTTGTATTTAAGTACAGATTACATGTTGCTGCATAAATTGTCAATATTAATTCTTTGGATCATGAGTTGTACTTGTTGTTTTGCTTTGCCTTAAATATAATCATCCCCTGAAGTAGTGTTCTGGATCATACTCTGTTCAAATTCTGAACGATACTCAAATGCATGCTACACTGCATGATTGATTAACTTTAAACAATATAGTTGGGGGCATAGTGGAAGATGTTTGTTTTATCTACAATGCAAAATGGCTCATTCTTTACCATTGAAATGAAAAAGGTACGTAATGAGACAAGGGCGCATCTGATATAGGCCCTCAAATCCTCAATTATCCTTTCTATTCCTATCCCTACTTATGAAAAATCTGAACAGACTTTCGGAAGATGACACCTATAACAATAAGTTGCTTGGACTGGGGAATGAGTAATTTTGTGCACAGAACTATTAGATATGCCAAGCCGGAGCAATTTCTTCACCTTATGAAGTGTTGGCGCCGGAGCAACGATGTCCAAATCCAACACAGGCACAAAGACGATAAATGAAGAGTTCCATTAACCATAGCATAATTACAAGATGGGAAGCGCGTTATCCATACCTTATATTTATTTACTCggagctaggaaatagaacaTAATGAAATAGTTTAAGTGAACATAATGAAATACCAATACGATAGAAAATAGAAGAGGCATAAAGATTAACGGTTGATTATGAAGTTACATACTTCTTACAAGCACTGTGTCGGAGCTCAAGACTATAAATAATCGTGCAACTCTTTTAGAGGGCGGAGCTGAAGCTCTAAACTATAAATAATTATGCAATTCTTTTAGAGGGAGGAGCCAAAGCTCTAAATACAAATAATCATGTGCAACTCTTTCAGAGGGAGGAGCCGAAGCTCTAAACTACAAATAATGAGGCAACTCTTTCAGATTGAGAAGTCGAAGCTCTAAATTACAAATAATCACACAGCTCTTTTAGAGGGCATAGTTGATGCTCTAAACTATAAATAATCACGTAACTCTTTCTCTAAATTACAAATAATCACACAGCTCTTTTAGAGGGAGGAGTTGAAACTCTAAACTATAAGTAGTTTCACAGCTCTTTTATAGAAAGAACTAAACCCAAGACTACAAATAATCATGCAATTCTTAGATAGCAGAGCCAAAGCTCTATAATAAAAGTTCTACATTTATTATTTTGACAATTTATCATCAATGAATGATAATGCACCTCTTTCAAAATGCAGAGTCGAAAACTCTAAACATAACGGTTGCATCTATTATTTTGTTAATTAATATCGGTGCTAGTTGTTGAATTTTGtattaaattcaaagtattttttggtagtgtttttagtcccacattgctaagtggagaagcttggaaggacttatataggaagcccttccatccttgcttagcaatgataaggggacctacacgcatg contains:
- the LOC122010902 gene encoding probable CCR4-associated factor 1 homolog 11, with product MAVAVVNNNDMLISSSAASASASRVEVRSVWAHNLDEEFALIRSAVPFHPFVALDTEYPGVVVASKNPYCTLTLPQRYELIRANVEALRIVQVGLTLSDAAGNLPCVIYSDGTCVSYVWEFNFRDFDISRDRYAPSSVELLKANGIDFQKNQIWGIDSCRFAQNLATSGLLSFGHFSPVSWVTFQGAYDFAFLVKMLTCDCKLPKTVREFLHLVHFFFGKRVFDVKHLYGGLERVASTVGVERAVGSRHQSGSDSLLTWQVFYQIASRVNPQLIHRPEHMGTLFDLQLQ